Within Mongoliitalea daihaiensis, the genomic segment ACTGCACGTGTTGGAGGAATTGCAGCCATAAGTTCATCGATAGAATGAAAGACCGGGTAGCGTGCATCTTTGCGAAAATGATTTTGTTGGATAGGACCAATAATCAGGCCAGCACTAGCGCTTATTTGGTCAAGGTCCGACCGCCTATGGAAAACATGTATGTATTTTTTTGCCAATTGCTTGTTGAACGCATGTACTCCTTGGAAGTCAAAAGAAGGGACTGCCAAAGGTTTGTGTGCCAGTAATCCCAAAGAAATTTTAAGTTCTTGAATGCGCTCAAAACTGCGTTCGATTTGATCTTGGTTACCGAATTGGACTATTTTTGCAATTCCCTCTGCAACATGCTCTGAAAAGCACAAGAGATCTGTTCCTGCTGCAAAGGCTTCAAATTCTAATTGTCCCGGTTCGCTAAACATGTTTGCAACGGCTTTCATATTGAGTGCATCCGATACTACGATTCCGTCAAAGCTCAATTCTTGCCTCAGTAGCCCTGTAATGATTGCTTTGGAAATAGTTGCAGGGATAGACTCTCCTTTCGTGAGAGAGGGAATAGCTAAATGGCCTACCATGATCATATCTATGCCGGCAGCAATTCCTTGGATAAATGGGTACAACTCCTCTTCCAGTAAAACCGCTTTGCTTTTGTTAATAATCGGAAGCCCCAAATGAGAGTCAACCGCAGTATCTCCGTGACCGGGAAAATGCTTGTAACAGGCTGCTATTCCCGCTTTTTTCATTCCCTGAAAACAAGCCAACGCAAAAGCACTGACTTTCTCCCGATCAGTACCGAAAGATCGGTAGCCAATGACCGGATTTTTGGGATTGGTGTTGATATCCGCAACAGGGGCGAAATTAAGATGGATGCCACACGCTTTTAAGTCTCTTCCAATTCGTTCTCCGTAAGCTTCTACCCATGATAAGTGCTCCATGGTCAAAGCACCCATCGCGATGGAAAAAGGATAGTGGGGAGTGTCTTCGATCCGCATAGCTAGTCCAAATTCCGCGTCGATGCTGATAAGTAAGGGGATTTTGGATAGCGCTTGGTAGCGATTGATCAAGGCAATCAACTTTTCTAAGGTTTGTTCGTAGCTGAGTTGTTCCTGCCTTTGCTCAAAGTTGGCAGCAGCAGAATGTCTGCTATGGAAAAAAGTAATCCCACCGATACCCTGCTCGGTAATCAAGCGCTCCATGGCTAGGATGTTTTCTTCGGTATCGTGTATGTAAGCAGCTGGAGTAAATAGCTGCCCGATTTTCTCATGTAAATTCATGCGTTCAGTTGGTCTTTTTAAGTGTTGGATTCTTGTTTTTTACCAAAATCAGCAGGTATTTTGATATACCTGACCAGGTAGATTCCCGGTATAGCTGATACCAATACCCAGAGGAAAAATTGTTCGTAACCCAACCATTCTTGAATGTATCCAGAGGCCATACCAGGAATCATCATACCCAAAGCCATAAAGCCCGTAGCAATGGCATAGTGGGAAGTTTTGGCAGGTCCGTCGGACACATAGATCAAATACATCATAAAGGCCGCAAAACCAAAGCCATAACCCAATTGTTCGATGACCACTACAGCGCCTGCAAAAAACATGGATTCCGGTTGAATGTAAGCCAATACATAGTAGAAAAAATTAGGAACGTTGAGAGCCAAAATCATAGGAAGAATCCATTTTTTTAGGCCGTCTTTTGAAATTACGACGCCGCCTACAATTCCACCTAAGGTCAGGGCAATTACCCCGAAAGTCCCATATATCCACCCTACATCCGAGGTGCTCATAGCCAATCCGCCTGTCTCTCTACTATCTAAGAGGAAAGGAGAAACCATCTTTACCAGTTGAGATTCTCCCAAGCGATACAAAAGGATAAATGCCAAGGCCAAACTGATTTCTTTCTTTCTGAAAAAACTCGCAAATACTTCTAAAAACGTCAATGATTCCTGTTTTTGATAATCAGCCTGCTTTTCAACATTGGGTGTAGTAAGGAAATTGATCAGCGTAAGGATGAAAATCAATGCGGCTACCAAAAGCATGGTGATGGACCAAGCCTTGGAGTTGTCTCCGTAATGCGTTTCTAGGTAACCCGCCAAAATCACGATCAATCCTTGACCTGTGACAGATGCAATGCGGTAAAAGGTACTTCTTAAGCCTATGAAAAAGGATTGTTGATCTTCTTTCAATGCCAATAGGTAAAATCCATCCGAGGCAATGTCATTGGTAGCAGAAGCAAAAGCACCCATCCAGAAAAATGCTAAGCTGATCACAAAAAACTGATTGGTAGGAATGGCTAGACCAACACCCAAAAAGCAGGCTGCTAAAACCAATTGCATCCCTAAAAACCATTTACGTTTGGTAGCAATCAAATCCACCATTGGTGACCAAAACGGTTTTATTACCCAGGGGAGGTATAATAAACTGGTGTAAAGTCCAATGTCTGAATTATCTATACCCAGATTTTTATACATAATGACAGAGACCACAATGATGATGACATAGGGGAGTCCTTCGGTCATGTACAAGGGCGGTACCCAGTACCAAGGATTATTTTGGGTTTGTTGGGTTTTCATGGTTTTTTTCGGATCAAATGCTGGTAAATACTGACTTCCGAACCGGGAATCAGCTGAGCGCCCACAGCGGCTTCATAAAAGGATGCAGGTCCTACACCGCCAATGATGGCATAGGTATAGCCCATATCCTTCATGGCTTCCAAGCTTTTGATGAGGAGTACTTTTCCAATACCTTTACCCCGTTCAGACTCTTTGGTTCCAGTAGGTCCAAAGAAGTTTTTAGCAGATGTCTCAAAACATGCAAAACCGAGGATCTCATGTCCTTGCTGTGCAATAAAACAGCGCACGGGTAGGGAAGAAAAAGCAGTCTCAACTTCATTTTTCCAATACTCACCAAAGTGTTCAAACACCCAGTCTACCACAAAAGACTTCTCGGGGGGAATTGGTCTCCTAAACACCACGCCTTTCTTTCCAAGAGAGTTTTCCGTGTCTTGGACATCGGGTAATCCCAGTAATCGAACCAACATGTCTTTCATAGCTTTAGGGGATTACAGGATTCAATTCAAATACCATAGGTTTGCTCTCTTTCCCAAATCGGTCAATAAAGCTTAAAGAAACATATTTGGAGTGCACAGAGCCTAGAACAGGGATAGTCTTTCGATTGGTCATGTCAACGTGGATTTTTCTCCATTCTACTCGGTCGGTGTGGCCTTGAAGATCTGCCAAATTACCGGCTGTTTGGATAATTGCAAAGCGCACATCTGGCCCTAGCATCTCAGGGAATTCAAAGGCAAACCCATTTCCATGAGGCACCATCTGAACCTGAGTAGGCAATATGCTGTTGGATTGGGACGCCAAGGGTGCTGGAGGAAGGGTCGGTCTTTGGTAATGATTGCGTTTGATTAAGTCTGCCACGTCGCGGTTTTTGCTGTACATGGACTTGGCAGAGAAAAAGGCATTTCCTTGAACATGGGTAGCTAATCGGGAGTAAGTTAGCTGATTGGGGATTTCCATAGGGTTTTCCCAGGCTTTATCAGCATTGTCACGGATTTTGTACGGGCCATTTCCTATATAAATATGTGTATTGTTATGATTTTCATCCCACCAGTCTACCAAGATTCGGTGTGAAGCCAAATTATAATCCATGCTCCAATATAATTGTGGAATCAGGTAATCAATCCAACCATTTTTCATCCACAGAAGAACATCTGCATACAGTTCATCGTAATTGGTTTGCCCAGCACGGGTATTGGAGCCTTTAGGGTCTTTGTCTTTATTTCTCCAAACACCAAAGGGGCTGATACCAAATTGAACCCAAGCTTTCTCTTGTCGGATCATCTGACTAATATCACGGATTAGAATATTGACATTTTCTCTTCTCCAATCATCCAGTTTTTGTCCTTTTTGTCCATATTTTTTGAAGCTCGCTTGGTCTTCAAACTTCAATTTTGGTACTTGGTAGGGGTAGAAGTAATCATCGAAGTGAATCGCATCGATGTTGTAGTTTTTGACCACTTCACGAATGACTTCTGTTAAGTGTGCACGCACTTCGGGTCTTCCAGGATCATAGTAGTACTTGGTGTCGTACTTGATCATCCAATCCTTGTGTTTGAAAAAGTCATGATCAGGACTTAGGAGCTTGGTGTCCAAGTTCATAGTAGCTCTGTAAGGATTGAGCCAGGCATGGAATTCTAAGCCTCTATTATGTGCTTCTAAGATCATCCAAGAAAGTGGGTCTTCGGAAGTATTCGGTTTTTGTCCTTCTTTGCCGGTTAAATACCTAGACCAGGGGGCAAAATTGGATGGATAAAGAGCATCTCCTGAGGTACGGATTTGCACGATGACTGTATTGAAATTCAGGGCTTGATAGTAGTCTAGCAATTTTATAAACTCCTCTTTTTGTGATGCAAAGGAAGCCGTGGATGAGGTTGGCCAATCAATATTTGCTACCGTGGCGATCCATACAGCTCTCATTTCCCGTGGACTTTCAGGGATAGAGATGGGTAATTGGCGGTAAAACTCTTTTGGAGGTGGCGGAGTCACTGTTTTCGGTGGAATAGGTGCTTGTGTAGATGGACGTGTAGGTGTTTCCACACTTCTTTTGGGTTGAGAAGTGGGTGTCCGAGAGGTTTTACATGCTTGTAATCCCAGCATTACGACTAAAAAAAGGAATAATTGGGTTTTGAGTTGACGAGTTTTCATCCCTGAAGGAGTTGGTTATGGTTTGCTTTTGAAGTTCAATGGCTGTAGGCGCTTTCGGAGTTTTTTCATAAATCGATCTCCTGGGTCAATTTTTTGAGTCAAGTAATTAGGGTCGGTTTCTTTCCATAATTGAGAACCTTGAAAGTCATAGTATTCATGATGTCCAATGACATATTCAATGCCGTGTTTTTTATGTAAATAGCGGATCAATTCTGCATTGGCTTTTACCTGCGCTTTGGTTAATGGTGCATCTGGTCCTCCGATATTTTCAATACCAATCGCCATGTAATTCAATCCAATCGTGTGGCGGGCAAATGTGGTGTCGGGCAATAAGCGAAAGACGGTGCCATCTCTATCTACCAAAAATTGAGCGGATACATTTAAGTTGCTAGCAGTAGTCAATTCGGGTCTTCCTCCGAGATGCACGGGGTTAAAAACGTCAAAGGTGCTCTCTAAAGTAGGAACAGCCGTCCAATGCACAACCACCATTTTTGGGTTGATAGTAGCGGTTTCCTGAATGATTCCGTGTCTTTTTTCTAAATATTCCAGCGAAAGTCTTTCCCGCTCTTCATTGAAGATAATGGGTTTATCGAAAATCCTAAATGTCTGAGCAGTGACCAATTGACTACTCAACAGAAATAGAACTAGTGAAATCAGTCGATATATATGCATAGGTTAGATGTATTTGAAATCAAAGATAAAAGGAAAATCGGCCCATTTATTGACCGATTTCTTCTTTTCTTAAGCGACGTTGATCTTCGAGGAAGTTTTTGTATTCTTGAATTCTCTCTCTTTCGAGGTTATCTTCGGGTTCTAACTGTGCCTCCCAAACATAAGAGATGCGCTTCCAGCTTAGTTCTTCACCTCTCACTTCAAGTAATGTGAATCCAGGTTCGTATCCTTTCCAGTTACCTCCCCACCATGCTGCGCTCACAGATTGGCTGGTGATATACCAGATGTCATTGAACCGATAGTCTTCGGGAATATGGCTATGTCCTTGAAGGACTGCTTTGACAGTATGTCGTTCGATTATTTCCCTGAATTCTTTTGTGTCTGCGACCACCATATGGTTCATGGCCAGTAGTTCTGGACTTGCATTGATTTGCCCGATATTGTTGAAGGCAGCGATATGGGTGACAATGACCGTAGGCATGCCATGATGCTTGCCTAAATCAAAGCGTAGCCATTCCAGTTGTTCTTTTCCGAAAGCATGGGTTTGACTTGGACCGTGGTCTGCGTCTACTTCTAGTAAGGAATCCATTATGACAAAATGCCAACCCTGATGATTGAAGGAGTAATAGCTTTGCTCCATCCCAACCGTATCCATGTAAAGTTTCTTTCCGATATCTGGATCATTGGGACTGGTTTTCCTTCTGCTACTCCTGCCAAAGATATCATGGTTGCCTATGCAGTGATAGGACGGCATTTGCAACTTAGATGATATGCTTGAAAATAAACTCAACTGGTCCAAATATTCCTCTTTTTCCGTGTACATACCATCAAAGACTTGGTCTCCCCCGTACAGAACAAAGGATGGTTGTGGACTCAAGGAATTGACCTTTTGCACACATGCCTCAAATCCCAGATCTCCTTTTCGCTTCCTTCGCACATGTGCATCGGTCAAGTGTAAAAAGGAAAAATTTGCTTCAGAAAAGGAATTGGCCATTCCTTGGGAAGTTAGACTTAATCCAACCCCAGAAATGGCCAATTTTTTTAGAAATGATCGTCGTTGGGTCATTATCTAACGGTTACGTTCACTGTTCGGGTGACCGGAAAGTTAGGTAAATTTTTATTTGTAACCCTAGCTTCCATTCCAACAACTGTACCGACTGGTAAAGCAGCTGGGATCGTATAATTGATCAACAGGGAGTCCGTTTTGCTTATATTGGAGAAAGCAGGTGCATAGGGTCTGTCGTCTACCAAAACAGGATCTGCTGTACCGAGTTTTACCCAAAACTGTACGCGATCAATTTCGCCCTCTGACCAATAGCGAAGGTCAAAGGTGCAATTGGTTCCTGCTGTTGGGGCAGTTGCTGAAGCAGTAGGACTTGCCAGAGTAAAGTTGGCAATGACTGGGATAAAGCCCAGATCTTCCTTGATGATTTCCATAAGTGCGTCTGTGGGTGCGACATCACAGGAGTACATGCTTCCCATTCCAAAGATGAGCAATAAACTACTTGCAATTATTTTTAACTTTTTCATAGCCGATTAATTTTAATTGTCAAACAACCATAATTTGATTCCCTGATTAGGGATTACTGGGATGCAGGTATTGGTTCCTGGTTCATCATCTGCAATGTTGGACCGTTGGATCCAAGGCTCTCCAGGGATTTGATTGATAACAGGCTTGGCCAATCCTGGGTATACCGCTGTGTCATACTGATAGCGTCTCATGTCATTCCATGTTTCAATCTGTAAATACAGGGCAATGTATTTTTGCAGCATAATGTCTTTCAGTTGAAGATTGGTCGCCCCCATAGAGATTTGAGGATCATTGACGTAGGTATTTATCGCCTCCATACCGACCCCATGCTTGGTCATACTGCCTCTGATTCCGTTTAGATAAGCCTCGTATGCAGCCGCTCTGTTTGTGCTGAACAGTGCTTCCGCCTTGATAAACTGAGCCTCCGCATAAGTGATCATTTGGAGGGGTGCAATATTTCTACTGTGCCAAGTGGTAGTAGTTAAATTGACATTGACAGCTGGATCATCTCCCACTAATCTTCCTGGAACAACACCAATGAATTGATCAGGATTAGTAGAACTCATGAATAAAGGAAGTCTTGGATCGACCAAACCAGGATACTGAGCAGTACCGTTCATCATATTGGTGATGTAGGAGGTTGGCTGTTGTGTTTTGTTGACTGGATTCCCCAAGAAACTCCACCAAGGGTTTTGGATATTTGCTTCATAGACAAGTTCCAAATCCTGTGTAGGTCCTGTAAATGCTTGGTCAACATCAGCTGCAGCGGCAGCTAACAATGCTTGATTTTTTACAGATAATTGGAGGTTGTAACGAGCTCTTAAGGCAAAAGCTGCCCTTCTCCAACTTTCTAAATTTCCATTGTATACATAATCATTTCTGACAATTCTCAACGTTGGGAGATCAGGTAAGGGTCTTTGCAAGTCTTCAATAGCTGAATCAATCAATTGTGGGATATGAATCTGGTATAAGTCCTGCATAGGGTCATAGCAAGGGTTCAATAAACTTGTCCCTCTATTGGCTTGGGTATATGGCAGGTCTCCATAAATAGAAGATGCCGTTAACATATTCATCGCTAACATGACTTTTGCGATCCCACTGTAGTTGAAAGCCCCTTGGGCTTCTGCCCGCGTGATGATTTCTTGTAACGTAGGAAGAGCATCTGTATACAGTGGTCTCCACAATTGGTCAAAACCATAAGGCGTATATTGGCTGATTGCCTGCCCACCTAAATATTGTGGATATTGAGAGCCAAATTGAGATGCGCCAAACTGCACATTGGCTGTAAACCGAATGGCAGAAGGAAGTAAGTTTTGGACGGTCACTTGATCGGATGATATTCTCCCAGGATCAACATTGATGTCCAACAAATTGTCGCAAGAACTTACAGTAAATACTGTAACCAATGCTATGCTTATTTTTTTGAAGAATCTATTCATGACGGATTAGAAGTTAAAGTTTAACCCAAAGAACACACTACTTGTCGCTGGTACATTAGTTCCAACGTATCCAAAGACATTACTGCCTGGTCCATACGCACTTTGCTCTGGGTCAAAACCAACAAATGGTGTTGTCAGCCAAAGGTTATTAGCGGTTACTGATGCAGTGATTGAGTTGAACGGAGTCTTGTCGATCCAGCGGGTAGGTAACGTGTAATTCAAGGCTACGTTTTGTAATCTTAGCCAACTGGCTTCCTGGAAGCCGTTAAACTCAGACGCCAATCGGTATCTGAAAGCCTGTCCGTAAAGGGTGCTAACTCCAATAGGCACAGGTTGATCATTTGGAACCCATACTGGGTTTTCTATGGTACCTGTATTTCGTACACCATTAAAGACAACCAATCTATTTCTCAATTCTGTTTCTGCTCCTGTTGGTGCTTCTCCTCCAGCTTGACCGTAACGTAATCTTCTATTGATGTCAAAAACATATCCACCTTTTCTAAAGGTAAAAAGGAATGACAATTCGAGATTTTTATATCGAATAGAGTTATTCCATCCCCCTTCCCAATCAGGGAATGCGTTTCCAATGAAACTATCCTCTGCTAGTGGTACACCTCTCCATTGGTTATTTACGTTGGGATATCCATCTACAATAACAGGCTGTCCGAAGAAAGGAGAGTTGGGGTCTTCTACGCGGCTAAGGGGCCAACCAAACCAATCACCCGGTCTTCCTCCCACTTGTACGCGTTGTTTGACCCATGGCGTTTCAGGTTGGAAAGTAATTTGATCCAGTCCCTCAGGTAAGGAAATTACTTTTCCTCTCAAACGAGACCAGTTGAAAATAGAGTTCCAAGAGAAATCCTTTTTTTGTACTACTGCAATATCCGCTGTCAGTTCCCAAATATTATTTCTGATTTCTCCAGCATTGACTACAAAATTGGTAAACCCAGTAGCTCTTGAAACAGGTATTGGGATAATTTGATCAATAGAGGTTTGGATCGCATAATTGGCATCGATGCGTAATCTGTTTTTGAATAATCCAATGTCTAGACCAAATTCTAAACCTCTCGTTCTTTCAGGTCTTAGATTTTCTGAACCAATGGTGCCATTTCGTGCCACACCAACAATTCCTCTAAATGGCACCAAAGTGCTGTAATAATTACCAATTAAAAATGGAGCTGCATCTTTCCCAACTTCTGCAAACGAACCTCTCAATTTACCATAGCTAAGTACAGAAGATGGAGATAGTTTTAACGTTTCAGTAAAGATGTAAGACATACTTACAGATGGATAAAAGAAGGATCTGTTTTCTCTTGGTAAAGTTGAAGACCAGTCATTTCTGCCTGTAATATTCAAAAAGAGTGTTTGTTTGTAATCAAACTTTGCATCAGCAAAGACACCAATAATAGTTCTGCTACTAGGGAAGGAGCGTGCTTGATATTGGCTTAGGTTGTTGACAGACCAGAAATCAGGGATTACAAAGTTTGATCCAGAGGCCGTAAGACTTGTAGAATTGATTGTAGTCAATTGATTACCAATCGTTACGACCATGTTTAGATTATCGGATAGTTTTCGCTCACCTGTCAACAAGAAATTAGAATTGAGTTCCTGGTAGCCAATGATTTGTTCGGAAATACTTCCGTTGGCACCTGCTCCAATCAACGTAGTAGGAGAGGTTAAGATAAATCGTTTGTCAGTATATTGGTCAATACCTACACGGTAGCTTGCTGTCAACCAATCATTGATCAGATAAGTTGCTCCCAAATTCCCTAATAAACGGTTGACAGACTCTTCTTGAAAAGCATTTTGAGCAAAATACAAGGGATTATCAAGAATGGTAGAATAACGGATTTGAGAGCCATCTGGATTTATAAAATCACTTATGTTTACATCCGGTGCATATCGAGAAGCATAGGAAATAACCCCTGCACCACCTACGCCCATTCTTGGGTTGATCCCATTAGAATTGATGAAGGTAGCAGAACCGTCTAAGGTAAGTTTATCCGAAGCCTTGAGTGAACCTGCAATTTTGATATTGGTTCGGTCAAAGTTTGAGTTAGGTAGAATACCTGATTGGTCTAAACGGCCCAAGGAACCAAAGAAGGTGGCTTTGTCACTCCCTCCTGAGAATGAAAAATTATTTTGGAAAGTATTACCTGTTCTAAAAGTTTCATCCCATTGATTGAATACAGGAGTTCCCGCTGGAACAGGCGGACCATCAGAGCGATAGTCAGTAGGGTTGTAGAGACCATTGAAACCCCTTAAATAATTTTGTTGCATAGGAGGAGTGCGCCCTACTTGATCAATACTAGCACTTGTTCTATAGTTGAAGGTGGTTTTTCCTGCTTTTCCCGATTTGGTAGTAATGATAACAGCACCATTAGCTGCTCTCAATCCATAAAGAACCGAGGCTGCGGGACCTTTTAGGATACTGATTGATTCGATGTCGTCAGGATTGATATCGGCAGCACGGTTGGTATTGGTGAAATTGGAACCACCTCTACCGCCCGTAATATTGGTTTCATTCGAAATAGGGATTCCATCAATTACGAATAAAGGTTGGTTATCAGCATTTGGGTTTAAGGAATTGATCCCCCGAATGACAATATTAGTTCCAGCACCCGGGGCCCCAGAGCTACTGGTGATATTTACACCGGCTATACGGCCTCTTAGCGCATTTAATGCATTTGGTTGGTTGGTTTCTAGGATTAATTTGTTGTCGATTTCTTGAACTGCATAGCCCAAAGATTTTCGATCGCGCTCTATACCGAAGGCTGTGACTACCACCTCATTTAAGGCTTCTGTAGACGGGTCTAAACTGATAGTTATATCAGTTTGATTACCAACTCTTACCTCTCTGGATTTGAAACCAATGAAGGAGAATTGTAAAATACTTTCCTGAGATGGGACAGTGATGTTGAACCGACCATTAATATCGGTTACTACCACCCTGTTGGTGCCTCTCAAGACCACATTTACTCCTGGCAATTCCTCTTGATTATCAGAGGCAACTACCGTACCTGTAATTGCTATTTGGGCAAAACCCTCTGAGGTAAGCCCAAAAAACAGCAACATCACTGCAAGTAAGTGTCTTTTCATGCTGATTTAGTTTAGTGAAAGAAATGATTAGGTTTTTTGGTTGATATAATTGTTTGGTTAAAAAAACCAAAAACTGCACATTAATGCAAGAAAAAAACGCATTTATTTTATAATAATCTCGAAAAATGGATGAAATCAAAAATAAACGGCTATTTACTTGCTGTTTTATGCCGTTTTTGATAATTTTTGGTTTGGTTTAATTAACGATAGATCTTATGCAAAAAATAACCGAGCAAAGTTCGCTTTATAACAACTTGGAGCAGATGAGTTTGAAAGAACTCCTAGCAACCATCAATCAAGAGGATCAAAAAGTAGCGATAGCAGTAAAAGCTGTTATTTCTCCAATAGAGCAATTTATGGAAGCTTTTCTTCCTAGGTTTGAGAAAGGTGGGCGCTTAATTTACATAGGTGCGGGTACAAGTGGAAGGCTTGGGATTTTGGATGCCTCTGAGATCCCACCCACATATGGAATGCCTGCTGACCGTGTAGTTGGAATCATTGCAGGAGGAGCACAGGCTATTCAATCATCTGTTGAAAATGCAGAAGATGATGTAGATGCTGCTTGGAAGGCTTTAGAAGCCATAAGTATTCAGGAAATTGATACAGTGATTGGAATTGCAGCGTCAGGATATACCCCGTTTGTTGTTGGGGGAGTTCAAAAAGCTAGGGAGTTTGGTTGCCTTACAGCCTGTATTACCAATAATCCCGATACACCTCTAGCCGAGGCGGTAGAATTCCCTATAGAGATCATTGTTGGCCCTGAAGTTGTCACGGGAAGTACACGAATGAAAAGCGGCACAGCTCAAAAATTGGTATTGAATATGATCAGTACGAGTTTGATGATCAAAATTGGAAGAGTCAAAGACAACAAAATGGTCCATATGAAACTTGCTAATCAAAAGCTTTTTCGTAGAGGGGTTGATATTTTGGTGAATGAATTGCAAATTACACCACTAGAAGCAGCCCATTTATTGAAGTTATATGGGTCTGTCGACAATTCATTGAAGAATTTTGTCAAATCTGTTTAATGCTTAGTCCCAAAAAATGCTTAAAGAAGAACGGCAACGGCTCATTTTGGAGCAAGTTCACCTCCATAACCGTGTTTTGCTCACAGATCTGTCCGAGCAATTGGATGTCTCCATCGATACTGTCAGGAGAGATGTCAAGGAATTAGATCATTTAAAAAAACTAAGAAAAGTCCACGGAGGAGCTATTTCTAGAAGTTTTCTTACCCCTAATTTAGATGAACCGATTTACCTGCAAAACGAAAAGCAGCAAATTGCTGCCAAAGCAGTAAAGTTACTCAAAGAAGATCAAGTGGTATTGATG encodes:
- a CDS encoding MFS transporter, translating into MKTQQTQNNPWYWVPPLYMTEGLPYVIIIVVSVIMYKNLGIDNSDIGLYTSLLYLPWVIKPFWSPMVDLIATKRKWFLGMQLVLAACFLGVGLAIPTNQFFVISLAFFWMGAFASATNDIASDGFYLLALKEDQQSFFIGLRSTFYRIASVTGQGLIVILAGYLETHYGDNSKAWSITMLLVAALIFILTLINFLTTPNVEKQADYQKQESLTFLEVFASFFRKKEISLALAFILLYRLGESQLVKMVSPFLLDSRETGGLAMSTSDVGWIYGTFGVIALTLGGIVGGVVISKDGLKKWILPMILALNVPNFFYYVLAYIQPESMFFAGAVVVIEQLGYGFGFAAFMMYLIYVSDGPAKTSHYAIATGFMALGMMIPGMASGYIQEWLGYEQFFLWVLVSAIPGIYLVRYIKIPADFGKKQESNT
- a CDS encoding SusD/RagB family nutrient-binding outer membrane lipoprotein, giving the protein MNRFFKKISIALVTVFTVSSCDNLLDINVDPGRISSDQVTVQNLLPSAIRFTANVQFGASQFGSQYPQYLGGQAISQYTPYGFDQLWRPLYTDALPTLQEIITRAEAQGAFNYSGIAKVMLAMNMLTASSIYGDLPYTQANRGTSLLNPCYDPMQDLYQIHIPQLIDSAIEDLQRPLPDLPTLRIVRNDYVYNGNLESWRRAAFALRARYNLQLSVKNQALLAAAAADVDQAFTGPTQDLELVYEANIQNPWWSFLGNPVNKTQQPTSYITNMMNGTAQYPGLVDPRLPLFMSSTNPDQFIGVVPGRLVGDDPAVNVNLTTTTWHSRNIAPLQMITYAEAQFIKAEALFSTNRAAAYEAYLNGIRGSMTKHGVGMEAINTYVNDPQISMGATNLQLKDIMLQKYIALYLQIETWNDMRRYQYDTAVYPGLAKPVINQIPGEPWIQRSNIADDEPGTNTCIPVIPNQGIKLWLFDN
- a CDS encoding glycoside hydrolase family 10 protein; this encodes MKTRQLKTQLFLFLVVMLGLQACKTSRTPTSQPKRSVETPTRPSTQAPIPPKTVTPPPPKEFYRQLPISIPESPREMRAVWIATVANIDWPTSSTASFASQKEEFIKLLDYYQALNFNTVIVQIRTSGDALYPSNFAPWSRYLTGKEGQKPNTSEDPLSWMILEAHNRGLEFHAWLNPYRATMNLDTKLLSPDHDFFKHKDWMIKYDTKYYYDPGRPEVRAHLTEVIREVVKNYNIDAIHFDDYFYPYQVPKLKFEDQASFKKYGQKGQKLDDWRRENVNILIRDISQMIRQEKAWVQFGISPFGVWRNKDKDPKGSNTRAGQTNYDELYADVLLWMKNGWIDYLIPQLYWSMDYNLASHRILVDWWDENHNNTHIYIGNGPYKIRDNADKAWENPMEIPNQLTYSRLATHVQGNAFFSAKSMYSKNRDVADLIKRNHYQRPTLPPAPLASQSNSILPTQVQMVPHGNGFAFEFPEMLGPDVRFAIIQTAGNLADLQGHTDRVEWRKIHVDMTNRKTIPVLGSVHSKYVSLSFIDRFGKESKPMVFELNPVIP
- a CDS encoding glycoside hydrolase family 3 protein, coding for MNLHEKIGQLFTPAAYIHDTEENILAMERLITEQGIGGITFFHSRHSAAANFEQRQEQLSYEQTLEKLIALINRYQALSKIPLLISIDAEFGLAMRIEDTPHYPFSIAMGALTMEHLSWVEAYGERIGRDLKACGIHLNFAPVADINTNPKNPVIGYRSFGTDREKVSAFALACFQGMKKAGIAACYKHFPGHGDTAVDSHLGLPIINKSKAVLLEEELYPFIQGIAAGIDMIMVGHLAIPSLTKGESIPATISKAIITGLLRQELSFDGIVVSDALNMKAVANMFSEPGQLEFEAFAAGTDLLCFSEHVAEGIAKIVQFGNQDQIERSFERIQELKISLGLLAHKPLAVPSFDFQGVHAFNKQLAKKYIHVFHRRSDLDQISASAGLIIGPIQQNHFRKDARYPVFHSIDELMAAIPPTRAVTVSLFVPSAKPVKNFGLEMSDLENLDKLTRHYLVDLYLFGNPLCLRLIPSWEAMRSITVAYHGFEENQQVVFEAFGG
- a CDS encoding N-acetylmuramoyl-L-alanine amidase, with the protein product MHIYRLISLVLFLLSSQLVTAQTFRIFDKPIIFNEERERLSLEYLEKRHGIIQETATINPKMVVVHWTAVPTLESTFDVFNPVHLGGRPELTTASNLNVSAQFLVDRDGTVFRLLPDTTFARHTIGLNYMAIGIENIGGPDAPLTKAQVKANAELIRYLHKKHGIEYVIGHHEYYDFQGSQLWKETDPNYLTQKIDPGDRFMKKLRKRLQPLNFKSKP
- a CDS encoding metallophosphoesterase family protein; this translates as MTQRRSFLKKLAISGVGLSLTSQGMANSFSEANFSFLHLTDAHVRRKRKGDLGFEACVQKVNSLSPQPSFVLYGGDQVFDGMYTEKEEYLDQLSLFSSISSKLQMPSYHCIGNHDIFGRSSRRKTSPNDPDIGKKLYMDTVGMEQSYYSFNHQGWHFVIMDSLLEVDADHGPSQTHAFGKEQLEWLRFDLGKHHGMPTVIVTHIAAFNNIGQINASPELLAMNHMVVADTKEFREIIERHTVKAVLQGHSHIPEDYRFNDIWYITSQSVSAAWWGGNWKGYEPGFTLLEVRGEELSWKRISYVWEAQLEPEDNLERERIQEYKNFLEDQRRLRKEEIGQ
- a CDS encoding GNAT family N-acetyltransferase produces the protein MKDMLVRLLGLPDVQDTENSLGKKGVVFRRPIPPEKSFVVDWVFEHFGEYWKNEVETAFSSLPVRCFIAQQGHEILGFACFETSAKNFFGPTGTKESERGKGIGKVLLIKSLEAMKDMGYTYAIIGGVGPASFYEAAVGAQLIPGSEVSIYQHLIRKKP